In one Trichlorobacter lovleyi SZ genomic region, the following are encoded:
- the rfaD gene encoding ADP-glyceromanno-heptose 6-epimerase, producing the protein MIIVTGGAGLIGSAVVHGLNQRGIENIMVVDHLGLTEKWRNLAPLKFRDYLEKDAFEALLDNGTLPARLSGPLQAIIHLGACSATTERDASYLIRNNFEYSRKAALFAKEQGARFIYASSAATYGNGELGFSDDETLLTKLRPMNMYGYSKQLFDLWAQQQGLLTELVGLKYYNVYGPNEQHKGEMRSLVQKAFEQISETGRLKLFKSHRPDYADGEQVRDFVYVKDAAAMTLHFLDNRAAAGIFNVGGGSTASWNRLATAVFNAMDLPVAIDYIDMPESIRNTYQYHTCAETEKIRQTGYTAATLSLEAAVSDYIRNYLIPNKHLGDA; encoded by the coding sequence ATGATCATCGTAACCGGGGGCGCCGGCCTGATCGGCAGCGCTGTTGTACATGGCCTGAACCAGCGCGGAATTGAAAATATTATGGTGGTTGACCACCTGGGTCTGACTGAAAAGTGGCGTAACCTGGCGCCGCTCAAGTTCAGGGATTACCTTGAAAAGGATGCCTTTGAGGCCTTGTTGGACAACGGCACCCTGCCAGCACGCCTCTCCGGCCCGCTGCAGGCGATTATCCACCTGGGGGCCTGTTCTGCCACCACGGAGCGGGACGCCAGCTACCTGATCCGCAACAATTTTGAATACTCCCGCAAGGCAGCCCTGTTTGCCAAAGAGCAGGGTGCCCGCTTCATCTACGCCTCCAGCGCAGCCACCTACGGCAACGGCGAACTGGGTTTTTCCGATGACGAAACCCTGCTGACCAAGTTGCGCCCCATGAACATGTACGGTTATTCCAAGCAGTTGTTCGATCTCTGGGCACAGCAGCAGGGGTTGCTGACCGAACTGGTGGGGCTGAAATACTACAACGTCTATGGCCCCAATGAGCAGCACAAGGGGGAGATGCGCTCACTGGTGCAGAAGGCCTTTGAACAGATCTCCGAGACCGGCCGGCTCAAGCTGTTCAAGTCACACCGCCCCGACTACGCCGATGGCGAGCAGGTGCGGGACTTTGTCTATGTCAAGGATGCAGCGGCCATGACCCTGCATTTTCTGGATAACCGTGCGGCAGCCGGTATCTTTAACGTGGGGGGCGGCAGTACTGCCAGCTGGAACCGGCTGGCAACGGCGGTCTTTAATGCCATGGACCTGCCGGTGGCGATTGACTACATCGATATGCCGGAGTCAATCCGCAACACCTACCAGTACCACACCTGCGCCGAGACCGAGAAGATCCGCCAGACCGGCTACACTGCAGCAACCCTTTCACTGGAGGCAGCAGTCAGCGATTACATCCGTAACTATCTGATCCCCAACAAACATCTGGGGGATGCATAA
- the cbiB gene encoding adenosylcobinamide-phosphate synthase CbiB — translation MIPLYQQTLLAILLDLLLGDPRWLPHPVQGIGWLAQRAEAPLRRLVPNPKLAGIVAVVWVVGSTTLIGFGLLKGAALLHPLAGDIVAILLLYTCFATRSLHDHALAVYRPLMAGDLAAARQRVSWLVGRDTEQLDEGEVTRAAVESVAENTVDGCTAPLLFACLGGPLGALAYKAISTLDSTFGYKNERYLQFGWGSARLDDLANLLPARLTALLVIPAALLLRLHPGNALRIFRRDRHNHPSPNGGQIEAAVAGALGVRLGGVNSYFGQPSTRPFMGDPLQPLQARHILQAVQLMWLVYGLTALIGVGTRLLVG, via the coding sequence ATGATCCCCCTCTACCAACAGACACTCCTGGCGATCCTGCTGGATCTGCTGCTGGGAGATCCCCGCTGGTTGCCCCATCCGGTGCAGGGGATCGGCTGGCTGGCGCAGCGTGCTGAAGCGCCTTTACGTCGCCTTGTCCCCAATCCAAAACTGGCTGGTATTGTTGCCGTTGTCTGGGTGGTGGGCAGTACGACCCTGATCGGCTTTGGTCTGTTAAAGGGTGCTGCTCTGCTGCATCCACTGGCAGGAGATATCGTAGCAATCCTGCTGCTCTATACCTGCTTTGCAACCCGTTCCCTGCATGACCATGCCCTGGCGGTGTATCGGCCACTGATGGCTGGTGATCTGGCAGCAGCGCGGCAGCGGGTAAGCTGGCTGGTAGGGCGGGACACGGAGCAGCTGGATGAAGGTGAGGTGACCCGTGCTGCGGTGGAGTCGGTGGCGGAAAACACGGTGGATGGCTGTACGGCACCCTTGCTTTTTGCCTGTCTAGGGGGGCCGCTGGGGGCACTGGCCTACAAGGCGATTAGTACGCTGGATTCCACCTTTGGCTACAAAAACGAGCGTTATTTGCAGTTTGGCTGGGGATCAGCCCGGTTGGATGACCTGGCCAATTTGCTGCCTGCCCGGCTGACTGCCTTGCTGGTTATCCCCGCAGCCCTGCTGCTAAGGTTACATCCGGGGAATGCCTTGCGGATCTTCCGACGGGATCGCCACAATCACCCCAGCCCCAACGGCGGCCAGATTGAGGCGGCGGTGGCCGGTGCCCTGGGGGTGCGACTGGGAGGAGTGAACAGCTACTTTGGCCAGCCCAGCACCAGACCGTTTATGGGAGATCCGCTGCAGCCGTTGCAGGCACGGCATATCCTGCAGGCGGTGCAACTGATGTGGCTGGTGTACGGTCTGACGGCGCTGATCGGGGTGGGGACTCGGCTGCTGGTCGGGTGA
- a CDS encoding cobyric acid synthase: MTGQTRQPVRHSHGGNLRALSQAAGLPQGELLDFSANINPLGPPDWLRPLIESRISDLIHYPDPDATELVEALAALHRIPADQILVGNGATELLHLLPRALGCSSLLLAVPSYADYEEPARLSGLNIEQFFLSPDTGFLLDPTCLVPFLKPAQLVLLGQPNNPTGRTFDAASLRRIAAEHPATLFVVDESFIGFTDASQSLQQNRPENILILTSLTKLYAIPGLRLGYLTGAAAHIRQLKNYLPNWTVNSLAQAVGVRAVQDTEYLQHSRSFVTGQREALAALLSSLSGLTVYPAEANFLLLRLDHPTLAAQQLADLALQQGIALRVCGNFSGLDGRYFRLAVRTEPEQQRLYTVLQSILAPSRPRIVKRQTPAIMFQGTGSNAGKSILTAALCRILKQDGYDVAPFKAQNMSLNSFVTRDGGEMGRAQVLQAQACRLDPDVRMNPVLLKPNSETGSQVILCGKAIGTTHFKDYAEQRAEIFKTVRRCYDELSAEHQIMVLEGAGSPAEVNLKANDIVNMNMARYAHAPVLLVGDIDRGGVFASFVGTMEVLSEAERAMVAGFVINRFRGDASLLGDALAYTRFHTNKPVLGTIPYLHNLGLPEEDSVSFKQGLLAAGAKDSQLLDIAVLDLPHISNFTDLDPLGLEPDVGLRIVRSVAKLGQPDALILAGSKNTLADLAWLQQTGLAAAVLELAQAGQTEIIGICGGFQLLGQQISDPHAIESGAGQQQGLGLLAINTVMAEEKTTLQTRCCHLTSGCLLSGYEIHHGITTAEGIEPLITGQDGRLLGAGSANGLIWGSYLHGIFDADPFRRWLLDRLRQRKGWQSDGQIRTCYDLEPALDRLADTVRNSLDLREIYRLLRL, encoded by the coding sequence ATGACTGGCCAGACCCGGCAGCCGGTACGACATAGCCACGGCGGCAATCTGCGTGCCTTGAGTCAGGCAGCAGGCCTGCCGCAGGGAGAACTGCTGGACTTCTCCGCCAACATCAACCCGCTGGGGCCGCCGGACTGGCTGCGCCCGCTGATTGAAAGCCGGATCAGCGATCTGATCCATTACCCTGACCCGGACGCAACTGAACTGGTTGAGGCCTTGGCCGCCCTGCACCGGATTCCGGCTGACCAGATCCTGGTGGGTAACGGAGCCACAGAACTGCTGCACCTGCTGCCCCGTGCGCTGGGTTGCTCCTCACTGCTGTTAGCGGTGCCCAGCTATGCCGATTATGAGGAACCGGCCCGGCTGTCCGGTCTGAACATCGAGCAGTTTTTTCTCTCTCCTGATACCGGTTTTCTGCTTGATCCAACCTGCCTTGTACCGTTCCTGAAACCAGCCCAGCTGGTGCTGCTGGGCCAGCCCAACAACCCCACCGGACGCACCTTTGATGCTGCCAGCCTGCGCCGGATAGCAGCGGAGCATCCAGCCACCCTGTTTGTGGTGGATGAGTCATTCATCGGCTTTACCGATGCCAGTCAGAGCCTGCAGCAGAACCGGCCTGAAAATATCCTGATCCTGACATCTTTAACCAAGCTGTATGCCATTCCCGGCCTGCGTCTGGGCTACCTGACCGGCGCTGCAGCGCATATCCGGCAGCTTAAAAACTATCTGCCCAACTGGACCGTCAACAGCCTGGCCCAGGCCGTGGGGGTGCGGGCAGTACAGGATACAGAGTACCTGCAGCACAGCCGCAGCTTTGTGACAGGGCAGCGGGAAGCTCTTGCGGCGCTGCTGTCCAGCCTGTCGGGCCTGACAGTCTACCCCGCTGAGGCCAACTTCCTGCTGCTGCGGCTTGATCATCCCACCCTTGCTGCACAGCAGCTTGCTGATCTGGCCCTGCAACAGGGGATCGCCCTGCGGGTCTGCGGGAATTTTAGCGGGCTGGATGGCCGCTACTTCCGTCTGGCGGTGCGGACTGAACCGGAGCAGCAGCGGCTCTACACTGTTTTGCAGAGTATCCTGGCACCATCACGGCCACGAATTGTGAAGCGTCAAACCCCGGCGATCATGTTTCAGGGCACCGGCTCCAACGCCGGCAAGAGTATCCTGACCGCTGCGCTCTGCAGGATCTTGAAGCAGGATGGCTATGATGTGGCGCCGTTCAAGGCCCAGAACATGTCGCTCAACTCCTTTGTGACCCGTGACGGCGGTGAGATGGGACGGGCCCAGGTGCTGCAGGCCCAGGCCTGTCGCCTTGACCCGGACGTACGGATGAATCCGGTGCTGCTGAAACCCAATAGTGAGACCGGTTCCCAGGTGATCCTCTGCGGCAAGGCGATTGGCACCACCCACTTTAAGGACTATGCAGAGCAACGGGCTGAGATCTTTAAAACAGTACGACGTTGCTACGATGAACTGTCTGCTGAACATCAGATCATGGTGCTGGAAGGGGCGGGCAGTCCGGCAGAGGTGAACCTGAAGGCCAATGATATTGTGAATATGAACATGGCCCGCTATGCCCATGCGCCGGTGCTGCTGGTGGGTGATATCGACCGGGGCGGCGTGTTTGCCTCCTTTGTGGGGACCATGGAGGTTCTAAGCGAGGCGGAACGGGCCATGGTGGCCGGGTTTGTGATCAACCGCTTCCGGGGCGATGCAAGCCTGCTGGGTGATGCCTTGGCCTACACCCGCTTTCACACCAATAAGCCGGTGCTGGGTACCATTCCCTATCTGCATAACCTGGGCTTGCCGGAGGAGGATTCGGTCTCCTTCAAGCAGGGGTTGCTGGCTGCCGGGGCAAAGGATAGCCAACTGCTTGATATTGCAGTGCTGGACCTGCCGCACATCTCCAACTTTACCGACCTTGATCCGTTAGGGCTGGAGCCGGATGTGGGCCTGCGGATCGTCCGGTCAGTAGCGAAACTTGGCCAGCCTGATGCCCTGATCCTGGCCGGCAGCAAGAATACCCTGGCTGACCTGGCCTGGCTGCAACAGACCGGACTGGCAGCAGCCGTCCTTGAGCTGGCCCAGGCTGGCCAGACTGAGATCATCGGCATCTGCGGTGGTTTTCAGTTGCTGGGCCAGCAGATCAGCGATCCCCATGCCATTGAATCCGGGGCTGGGCAACAACAAGGATTGGGGCTGCTGGCGATCAATACGGTCATGGCAGAAGAAAAGACCACCCTGCAGACCCGCTGTTGTCATCTCACCTCCGGCTGCCTGCTGAGCGGCTACGAGATCCACCACGGCATCACCACTGCAGAAGGGATTGAACCACTGATCACCGGACAGGATGGCAGGCTGCTCGGTGCAGGCAGTGCCAACGGTCTGATCTGGGGCAGCTACCTGCATGGGATCTTTGATGCAGACCCATTCCGGCGCTGGTTGCTTGACCGGCTGCGGCAACGTAAGGGTTGGCAGAGCGATGGCCAGATCCGGACCTGCTATGATCTGGAACCGGCCCTGGACCGCTTGGCGGATACGGTGCGTAACAGTCTGGATCTGCGGGAAATCTATCGGTTGCTGCGGCTATGA
- a CDS encoding response regulator, with product MARPANILVVDDSRANSSILVEILEAQGYLVSVTASAEEAIPLFSAQDFDLVLTGLMLSGMSCFNMMKVFRRHKPEIDVIILSSNDSGFNIIKALRLGAYDYIVMPLDDESVLYNVIEKALEKQELLRKKAHLLSELTRKNSALQETLEMMKSANRISAALMSTFSVPDIMKKLVELVTEHLQARRGYILLLDKSGTTLQAKVATGLDPLYSQQYSLPLGKGISGKVAVDGKPLIICDITDEGFVDDIREEDPDGVMLAAPSILSVPLVVQDRIAGVLTISGGVRGEPFHNDHLEFLTMLSRYATIALANAGVVYNLKKQLAASA from the coding sequence ATGGCGCGGCCGGCAAATATTCTGGTTGTAGACGATTCACGGGCAAACAGCAGTATTCTGGTTGAGATCCTTGAGGCCCAGGGCTACCTGGTGTCTGTTACCGCATCGGCTGAAGAGGCGATTCCGCTTTTCAGCGCACAGGATTTTGATCTGGTTCTGACCGGTCTGATGCTTTCCGGCATGAGTTGTTTCAATATGATGAAGGTCTTCAGGCGCCACAAGCCGGAGATTGACGTCATCATCCTCAGCTCCAACGACTCCGGTTTCAATATCATCAAGGCGCTCCGTCTCGGCGCCTATGACTATATCGTCATGCCGCTGGATGACGAGAGCGTGCTGTACAATGTAATTGAAAAGGCTTTGGAAAAACAGGAGCTGTTACGCAAGAAGGCGCACCTGTTGAGTGAACTGACCAGAAAAAACAGTGCTCTGCAGGAAACGCTGGAAATGATGAAATCAGCCAACCGGATCAGTGCGGCGCTTATGTCAACCTTCAGTGTCCCTGATATCATGAAAAAACTGGTGGAGCTTGTTACTGAGCATCTGCAGGCGCGTCGCGGCTACATACTGCTGCTGGACAAATCAGGTACGACATTGCAGGCAAAGGTGGCTACCGGTCTGGACCCGCTTTACTCCCAGCAGTACAGTCTGCCTCTGGGTAAGGGCATCTCCGGCAAGGTTGCCGTAGACGGCAAACCATTGATTATCTGCGATATTACTGACGAAGGTTTTGTTGATGATATCAGGGAGGAAGATCCTGACGGTGTTATGTTGGCTGCTCCCAGCATCCTTTCAGTTCCGTTGGTGGTGCAGGATCGTATTGCCGGAGTGTTGACCATTTCAGGCGGTGTCAGGGGAGAACCGTTCCACAACGACCACCTGGAATTCCTTACCATGCTGTCCCGTTATGCAACCATTGCCCTGGCCAATGCCGGGGTGGTGTATAACCTGAAAAAACAGCTCGCTGCGTCAGCATAA